Proteins encoded by one window of Camelus bactrianus isolate YW-2024 breed Bactrian camel chromosome 9, ASM4877302v1, whole genome shotgun sequence:
- the MLKL gene encoding mixed lineage kinase domain-like protein isoform X1 → MGLLDHMFLPGMDQLGQIISLGQLIYKQTEEMKYCQKQCQRLGNRVHGLLQPLQMLQAQGERNLSPQITIALSHFQAALEEAKERIDKFSNKSNIHKFLTAGQDRILFSGVNKSLRDAWEELSLLLQVHQWRHTSSISPGAAWQQEDQQDAEEDRQVIERLRSGNEIIETLRQLENTMKETTETVRSWMRSDSQKPKNILEDQIKEIKKEELPEADWILRRENELSTLYEGEYHKSPVAIKVFKPRDIGIVRHTFNNEIRTMKKFDSPNILRMFGICIDETVTPSQLSIVMEYCERGTLRELLDKEKDLTLAMRIILVLGAARGLYRLHHSETPAELHRNISSTSFLVTKDYKVKLAGFELSKTQTSISRQTKGKEAERVSSAVYVSPQRLKNVYDKYDIKAEIYSFGIVLWEIATGKIPFEGCDSKKIYQLVAVKRYQEPLGEDCPFQLLEIIDDCRAYDPSRRPFVKEILERLSTFC, encoded by the exons atgggattactggatcatatg TTTCTTCCAGGTATGGATCAGTTGGGGCAGATCATCTCCTTAGGCCAGCTTATCTACAAACAGACTGAAGAGATGAAATACTGCCAGAAACAGTGCCAGCGTCTAGGGAACCGTGTCCACGGCCTCCTGCAGCCTCTGCAGATGCTCCAGGCCCAAGGAGAGAGGAACCTGTCCCCCCAGATAACCATTGCCCTGAGCCATTTTCAGGCTGCCCTAGAGGAAGCTAAGGAACGAATAGATAAATTCAGCAATAAATCCAATATCCACAAGTTTCTAACTGCAGGGCAGGACAGAATACTCTTTAGTGGAGTGAACAAGAGTCTGAGAGATGCCTGGGAGGAGCTCTCACTGCTGCTTCAGGTGCATCAATGGAGGCATACTTCAAGCATCAGCCCAGGAGCAGCCTGGCAACAGGAGGATCAGCAGGATGCAGAGGAAGACAGGCAAGTTATTGAAAGACTGAGAAgtg GAAATGAAATTATAGAAACTTTGAGGCAATTGGAAAACACCATGAAGGAAACCACTGAAACCGTGAGGAGCT GGATGAGGTCAGACTCACAGAAACCCAAGAATATCCTGGAAGATCAAATCAAGGAGATCAAGAAGGAGGAGCTTCCAGAAGCTGACTGGATCCTGCGAAGGGAAAATGAATTGAGCACACTTTATGAAGGGGAATACCACAAATCCCCAGTGGCCATAAAAGTCTTCAAACCCCGAGACATTGG AATAGTGAGGCATACTTTCAATAATGAAATCAGAACCATGAAGAAATTTGATTCCCCCAACATCCTGCGTATGTTTGGGATCTGCATCGATGAAACAG TGACCCCATCTCAGTTATCCATCGTCATGGAGTACTGTGAGCGTGGGACCTTGAGGGAACTGCTGGATAAGGAAAAGGACCTCACCCTCGCCATGCGCATCATCCTGGTCCTGGGGGCAGCCAGAGGCTTGTACAG GCTGCACCATTCAGAAACGCCTGCAGAACTCCACAGAAACATCAGCAGCACGAGCTTCCTGGTGACTAAAGATTACAAAGTTAAG CTTGCAGGATTTGAGTTGAGCAAAACACAGACTTCCATCAGCCGACAAACTAaaggaaaggaagcagagagagtcAGTTCTGCTGTATACGTCTCACCTCAGAGACTAAAAAATGTGTATGATAAATACGACATAAAGGCTGAAATATACAG CTTTGGAATCGTCCTCTGGGAAATCGCCACTGGGAAGATCCCATTTGAAG GCTGTGATTCCAAGAAGATCTACCAGCTAGTGGCTGTGAAGCGGTACCAGGAGCCACTGGGTGAAGATTGTCCATTTCAGTTGCTGGAGATCATTGATGACTGCCGGGCATATGACCCCTCCAGGAGACCCTTTGTTAAAG AAATCTTAGAGAGACTGTCTACCTTTTGTTAA
- the MLKL gene encoding mixed lineage kinase domain-like protein isoform X3: protein MGLLDHMFLPGMDQLGQIISLGQLIYKQTEEMKYCQKQCQRLGNRVHGLLQPLQMLQAQGERNLSPQITIALSHFQAALEEAKERIDKFSNKSNIHKFLTAGQDRILFSGVNKSLRDAWEELSLLLQVHQWRHTSSISPGAAWQQEDQQDAEEDRQVIERLRSGNEIIETLRQLENTMKETTETVRSWMRSDSQKPKNILEDQIKEIKKEELPEADWILRRENELSTLYEGEYHKSPVAIKVFKPRDIGIVRHTFNNEIRTMKKFDSPNILRMFGICIDETVTPSQLSIVMEYCERGTLRELLDKEKDLTLAMRIILVLGAARGLYSNPWMATHEEDLVLTSLVIPFERFKKVCAKVTNAPCLWSRQAAPFRNACRTPQKHQQHELPGD from the exons atgggattactggatcatatg TTTCTTCCAGGTATGGATCAGTTGGGGCAGATCATCTCCTTAGGCCAGCTTATCTACAAACAGACTGAAGAGATGAAATACTGCCAGAAACAGTGCCAGCGTCTAGGGAACCGTGTCCACGGCCTCCTGCAGCCTCTGCAGATGCTCCAGGCCCAAGGAGAGAGGAACCTGTCCCCCCAGATAACCATTGCCCTGAGCCATTTTCAGGCTGCCCTAGAGGAAGCTAAGGAACGAATAGATAAATTCAGCAATAAATCCAATATCCACAAGTTTCTAACTGCAGGGCAGGACAGAATACTCTTTAGTGGAGTGAACAAGAGTCTGAGAGATGCCTGGGAGGAGCTCTCACTGCTGCTTCAGGTGCATCAATGGAGGCATACTTCAAGCATCAGCCCAGGAGCAGCCTGGCAACAGGAGGATCAGCAGGATGCAGAGGAAGACAGGCAAGTTATTGAAAGACTGAGAAgtg GAAATGAAATTATAGAAACTTTGAGGCAATTGGAAAACACCATGAAGGAAACCACTGAAACCGTGAGGAGCT GGATGAGGTCAGACTCACAGAAACCCAAGAATATCCTGGAAGATCAAATCAAGGAGATCAAGAAGGAGGAGCTTCCAGAAGCTGACTGGATCCTGCGAAGGGAAAATGAATTGAGCACACTTTATGAAGGGGAATACCACAAATCCCCAGTGGCCATAAAAGTCTTCAAACCCCGAGACATTGG AATAGTGAGGCATACTTTCAATAATGAAATCAGAACCATGAAGAAATTTGATTCCCCCAACATCCTGCGTATGTTTGGGATCTGCATCGATGAAACAG TGACCCCATCTCAGTTATCCATCGTCATGGAGTACTGTGAGCGTGGGACCTTGAGGGAACTGCTGGATAAGGAAAAGGACCTCACCCTCGCCATGCGCATCATCCTGGTCCTGGGGGCAGCCAGAGGCTTGTACAG CAATCCGTGGATGGCTACCCATGAGGAAGACTTGGTACTGACCAGCCTCGTTATCCCCTTTGAGCGCTTCAAGAAAGTCTGTGCCAAGGTCACTAATGCTCCCTGCCTTTGGTCACGTCAGGCTGCACCATTCAGAAACGCCTGCAGAACTCCACAGAAACATCAGCAGCACGAGCTTCCTGGTGACTAA
- the MLKL gene encoding mixed lineage kinase domain-like protein isoform X2 → MDQLGQIISLGQLIYKQTEEMKYCQKQCQRLGNRVHGLLQPLQMLQAQGERNLSPQITIALSHFQAALEEAKERIDKFSNKSNIHKFLTAGQDRILFSGVNKSLRDAWEELSLLLQVHQWRHTSSISPGAAWQQEDQQDAEEDRQVIERLRSGNEIIETLRQLENTMKETTETVRSWMRSDSQKPKNILEDQIKEIKKEELPEADWILRRENELSTLYEGEYHKSPVAIKVFKPRDIGIVRHTFNNEIRTMKKFDSPNILRMFGICIDETVTPSQLSIVMEYCERGTLRELLDKEKDLTLAMRIILVLGAARGLYRLHHSETPAELHRNISSTSFLVTKDYKVKLAGFELSKTQTSISRQTKGKEAERVSSAVYVSPQRLKNVYDKYDIKAEIYSFGIVLWEIATGKIPFEGCDSKKIYQLVAVKRYQEPLGEDCPFQLLEIIDDCRAYDPSRRPFVKEILERLSTFC, encoded by the exons ATGGATCAGTTGGGGCAGATCATCTCCTTAGGCCAGCTTATCTACAAACAGACTGAAGAGATGAAATACTGCCAGAAACAGTGCCAGCGTCTAGGGAACCGTGTCCACGGCCTCCTGCAGCCTCTGCAGATGCTCCAGGCCCAAGGAGAGAGGAACCTGTCCCCCCAGATAACCATTGCCCTGAGCCATTTTCAGGCTGCCCTAGAGGAAGCTAAGGAACGAATAGATAAATTCAGCAATAAATCCAATATCCACAAGTTTCTAACTGCAGGGCAGGACAGAATACTCTTTAGTGGAGTGAACAAGAGTCTGAGAGATGCCTGGGAGGAGCTCTCACTGCTGCTTCAGGTGCATCAATGGAGGCATACTTCAAGCATCAGCCCAGGAGCAGCCTGGCAACAGGAGGATCAGCAGGATGCAGAGGAAGACAGGCAAGTTATTGAAAGACTGAGAAgtg GAAATGAAATTATAGAAACTTTGAGGCAATTGGAAAACACCATGAAGGAAACCACTGAAACCGTGAGGAGCT GGATGAGGTCAGACTCACAGAAACCCAAGAATATCCTGGAAGATCAAATCAAGGAGATCAAGAAGGAGGAGCTTCCAGAAGCTGACTGGATCCTGCGAAGGGAAAATGAATTGAGCACACTTTATGAAGGGGAATACCACAAATCCCCAGTGGCCATAAAAGTCTTCAAACCCCGAGACATTGG AATAGTGAGGCATACTTTCAATAATGAAATCAGAACCATGAAGAAATTTGATTCCCCCAACATCCTGCGTATGTTTGGGATCTGCATCGATGAAACAG TGACCCCATCTCAGTTATCCATCGTCATGGAGTACTGTGAGCGTGGGACCTTGAGGGAACTGCTGGATAAGGAAAAGGACCTCACCCTCGCCATGCGCATCATCCTGGTCCTGGGGGCAGCCAGAGGCTTGTACAG GCTGCACCATTCAGAAACGCCTGCAGAACTCCACAGAAACATCAGCAGCACGAGCTTCCTGGTGACTAAAGATTACAAAGTTAAG CTTGCAGGATTTGAGTTGAGCAAAACACAGACTTCCATCAGCCGACAAACTAaaggaaaggaagcagagagagtcAGTTCTGCTGTATACGTCTCACCTCAGAGACTAAAAAATGTGTATGATAAATACGACATAAAGGCTGAAATATACAG CTTTGGAATCGTCCTCTGGGAAATCGCCACTGGGAAGATCCCATTTGAAG GCTGTGATTCCAAGAAGATCTACCAGCTAGTGGCTGTGAAGCGGTACCAGGAGCCACTGGGTGAAGATTGTCCATTTCAGTTGCTGGAGATCATTGATGACTGCCGGGCATATGACCCCTCCAGGAGACCCTTTGTTAAAG AAATCTTAGAGAGACTGTCTACCTTTTGTTAA